Proteins co-encoded in one Parascardovia denticolens DSM 10105 = JCM 12538 genomic window:
- the dnaB gene encoding replicative DNA helicase, whose translation MPQNQTYPYASGASSAPAGGGQTQTGRSLYDRVPPHDSEAEKAVLGGMLMSKEAVGEVSEMIKSDDFYEPQNQMVYDTILDLYSASQPTDVIMTVNELTRNGGIEKVGGSEYVHSLVESVPTAANASFYANIVREQAILRNVIETGTKITQLGYSADGSEAEDIVNLAQAQAFELGTGNVRQDYRPFGDVADETLKQLDDIQQGNVQQGVKTGFRDIDSLTQGLQSGQMIVVAGRPAMGKSTLGVDFARSAALHQGLTTVIFSLEMNSTELAQRILAAETNIPLGALRKPDEITPERWGALNAAFDRLHDAPLYIDDSPNMSLMEIRAKCRRLKQTEDLKLVVIDYLQLMSSGKKVESRQQEVSEFSRALKLLAKELEVPVVALSQLNRGSEMRQDKIPQLSDLRESGSIEQDADVVFLVHRPDFYNKEDRPGEADIIMAKHRNGPTDTFHLAFQGATSKFADMPNDYAQGV comes from the coding sequence ATGCCTCAGAATCAGACCTATCCTTATGCCTCAGGCGCCTCCTCTGCGCCGGCGGGCGGCGGCCAGACCCAGACCGGCCGCTCTCTCTATGACCGTGTGCCGCCCCATGATTCCGAGGCGGAAAAAGCCGTTCTGGGCGGCATGCTCATGAGCAAGGAAGCCGTGGGCGAAGTCAGCGAAATGATCAAGTCCGACGATTTCTACGAGCCGCAGAATCAGATGGTCTACGACACCATCCTGGACCTATACAGCGCCTCACAGCCGACGGACGTCATCATGACGGTGAACGAGCTGACCCGCAACGGGGGGATCGAAAAAGTGGGCGGCTCCGAATACGTGCATAGCCTGGTGGAGTCGGTCCCCACGGCCGCCAACGCCTCCTTCTACGCCAACATCGTGCGGGAGCAGGCCATCTTGCGCAATGTGATCGAGACCGGGACCAAGATCACCCAGCTGGGCTACTCGGCGGACGGGTCCGAGGCGGAAGACATCGTCAACCTGGCCCAAGCCCAGGCCTTCGAGCTGGGGACGGGCAATGTCCGCCAGGATTACCGGCCTTTCGGTGATGTGGCCGACGAGACCCTCAAACAGTTGGACGACATCCAGCAGGGAAACGTCCAGCAAGGGGTCAAGACCGGTTTCCGGGACATCGATTCCCTCACCCAAGGCCTGCAGTCGGGGCAGATGATCGTGGTCGCCGGCCGCCCGGCCATGGGCAAATCCACCCTAGGCGTGGACTTCGCCCGTTCCGCTGCCTTGCATCAAGGCCTGACCACCGTCATCTTCTCTTTGGAGATGAACTCCACCGAGTTGGCCCAACGCATCCTGGCCGCCGAAACCAACATCCCTTTGGGGGCCCTGCGTAAGCCGGACGAAATCACCCCGGAGAGGTGGGGGGCCCTCAACGCCGCTTTCGACCGCCTGCACGACGCCCCTTTGTACATCGACGATTCCCCGAACATGTCCCTCATGGAGATTCGGGCCAAATGCCGCCGGCTCAAGCAGACCGAGGACCTGAAACTGGTGGTCATCGACTACCTGCAGCTGATGAGCTCCGGCAAAAAAGTCGAGTCCCGCCAGCAGGAGGTGTCCGAGTTCTCCCGCGCCCTGAAGCTCCTGGCCAAGGAGCTGGAGGTGCCCGTGGTGGCCCTCTCTCAGCTCAACCGCGGGTCGGAGATGAGGCAGGACAAGATCCCCCAGCTGTCAGACCTGCGCGAATCCGGGTCCATCGAGCAAGACGCCGATGTGGTCTTCCTGGTCCACCGCCCGGATTTCTACAACAAAGAGGACCGGCCGGGCGAGGCGGACAT